From Candidatus Atelocyanobacterium thalassa isolate ALOHA, a single genomic window includes:
- the yidC gene encoding membrane protein insertase YidC: MDFGIGFISTNIMLPILDFFYGIVPSYGFSIIALTLVIRLALYPLSAGQIRNMRKMKITQPLMKERQEEIQRRYKDDSAKQQEEMGKLMKEFGNPLAGCLPLVLQMPILFALFATLRGSPFADISYTLDAQILPKENIEVVTSQLFQTKPNNIYINDGIHFPVTASLPKGNKLEVGEKVDVVFQTVEGEKLTQLISQDSYSKIHPIFEVVKGSERLENYEDGTFKALYPGEVSIKATIPGIAANKGFLFIKALGQVGVMGEDGNINWDILAMILFFGASIYVNQELSGSSGGGQQQQQAITKITPILFSGMFLFFPLPAGVLMYIVVANVFQTLQSLILMREPLPDNLQKLVDEQKKEEITREALPFEKRPKKKEKTS, encoded by the coding sequence ATGGATTTTGGGATCGGATTTATTTCTACAAATATTATGCTACCAATCCTAGATTTTTTTTATGGGATTGTACCTAGTTATGGCTTTTCAATTATTGCTTTGACATTAGTAATTCGTTTAGCTTTGTATCCTTTAAGTGCAGGGCAAATTCGCAATATGCGAAAAATGAAAATTACTCAGCCTCTGATGAAGGAAAGGCAAGAAGAAATTCAACGTCGCTACAAAGATGATTCTGCAAAACAGCAAGAAGAAATGGGAAAACTAATGAAAGAATTTGGTAATCCCTTAGCAGGTTGTTTGCCCCTTGTACTGCAAATGCCTATTCTTTTTGCTTTATTTGCAACTTTAAGAGGATCACCATTCGCTGATATTAGCTATACACTAGATGCTCAGATTTTACCTAAAGAAAATATAGAAGTAGTAACCTCACAACTTTTTCAAACTAAGCCTAACAATATTTATATTAATGATGGAATACATTTCCCCGTAACGGCATCATTGCCAAAAGGTAATAAGTTGGAGGTAGGTGAGAAAGTAGATGTCGTATTTCAAACTGTTGAAGGAGAAAAACTTACACAGTTAATTTCCCAAGATTCGTATAGCAAAATTCACCCTATATTTGAAGTTGTGAAGGGTTCCGAGAGATTAGAAAATTATGAAGATGGAACCTTTAAAGCCTTATATCCTGGAGAAGTTAGTATAAAAGCAACTATTCCTGGTATCGCTGCTAACAAAGGATTTCTTTTTATTAAAGCACTAGGCCAGGTAGGTGTTATGGGTGAAGATGGAAATATTAATTGGGATATCCTAGCAATGATATTATTTTTTGGTGCCAGTATTTATGTAAACCAAGAATTATCGGGTTCTTCGGGTGGTGGACAACAACAACAACAAGCAATCACTAAAATTACCCCGATTTTATTTAGTGGTATGTTCTTATTCTTTCCCTTGCCTGCAGGAGTTTTAATGTATATTGTGGTAGCCAATGTTTTTCAAACATTACAAAGTTTGATTCTCATGCGAGAGCCACTGCCTGATAATTTGCAGAAGTTAGTAGACGAGCAAAAAAAAGAAGAAATAACCAGAGAAGCATTACCTTTTGAGAAACGTCCAAAGAAAAAAGAAAAAACTTCTTAA
- the rpmH gene encoding 50S ribosomal protein L34, translating to MTQRTLGGTNRKQKRTSGFRARMRDHNGRKVIQARRKRGRHRLSV from the coding sequence ATGACCCAGCGAACACTAGGAGGAACTAACCGTAAACAGAAAAGAACATCAGGCTTCCGAGCACGTATGAGAGATCATAATGGACGAAAAGTCATTCAAGCAAGACGCAAAAGAGGAAGACATCGTTTATCTGTTTAA
- the lysA gene encoding diaminopimelate decarboxylase, whose product MVSKSEHIFRTGQDYISKYTNEILQKSPNNCLLPLTSKTTEDDFLEIGECNIKDLVEKFGSPLYILDEKTLRTSCKQYRDNFKLYYKGSSQVIYASKAWSCLSVVGIIATENLGFDVVSGGEFHTVQIAMSKLGYSEIEIANRVYFHGNNKSLDELELAIKANCNIVVDNWLELQNLVELGSCLPEKSIRILLRLTPGIECHTHEYIKTGHVNSKFGFNLNDFETVINYVIKQKVLNCRGLHSHIGSQIFEKQPHRDLAFILVKLLKKSQELGLTLSELNIGGGLGISYTSDDNPPSIEEWVKNVSESVMEACLDSNLSFPKLIAEPGRSLIGSAGVTAYTVGSRKEIPGLHTYLAIDGGMSDNPRPITYQSLYSILIGNKMSEKITETFIIAGKHCESGDIIIKDAQLPQTHTGDILVVMGTGAYNYSMASNYNRIPRPAAVLVNHGEANLIVRRETYDDLVKQDCLPQRLLPNCIL is encoded by the coding sequence ATGGTATCCAAATCAGAACATATTTTTCGTACAGGACAAGATTATATATCTAAATATACTAATGAAATTTTACAAAAATCACCCAATAATTGTTTATTACCATTAACATCTAAGACTACAGAAGATGATTTCTTAGAAATTGGTGAATGTAATATTAAAGATTTAGTGGAGAAATTTGGCTCTCCTTTATATATCTTAGATGAAAAAACTCTAAGAACTTCTTGTAAGCAATATCGAGATAATTTCAAGCTTTATTACAAAGGCTCATCTCAAGTTATTTATGCTTCAAAAGCTTGGAGCTGCCTCTCAGTAGTTGGAATCATAGCAACTGAAAATTTAGGCTTTGATGTCGTTTCAGGAGGAGAGTTTCACACTGTTCAAATAGCGATGTCAAAATTAGGATACTCTGAAATAGAAATAGCTAATAGAGTTTACTTTCATGGTAATAATAAGTCTTTAGATGAATTAGAATTAGCTATAAAAGCCAACTGCAACATAGTTGTAGATAATTGGCTGGAACTTCAAAATTTAGTAGAACTTGGCAGTTGTTTGCCAGAAAAGTCTATTCGTATTTTACTGAGATTAACCCCGGGAATTGAATGCCATACTCATGAATATATAAAGACAGGACATGTGAATAGTAAATTTGGCTTTAATCTAAACGATTTTGAAACTGTAATTAACTACGTAATTAAACAAAAAGTTTTAAATTGTCGAGGATTGCATTCTCATATAGGGTCTCAAATTTTTGAAAAGCAACCACATCGTGATCTTGCTTTTATTTTGGTTAAATTGTTAAAAAAATCTCAAGAACTTGGATTAACCTTGTCTGAGTTAAATATTGGAGGAGGATTAGGTATTTCTTATACCTCTGATGATAATCCTCCGAGTATTGAAGAATGGGTTAAAAATGTTAGTGAATCAGTCATGGAAGCCTGTCTAGACAGTAACCTATCATTTCCAAAATTGATAGCAGAACCTGGTAGATCATTAATAGGTTCTGCCGGTGTAACTGCTTATACAGTAGGGAGTCGTAAAGAGATTCCTGGACTTCACACTTACCTTGCTATTGATGGAGGAATGTCTGATAATCCTCGCCCTATTACTTATCAATCGCTTTATAGTATTCTTATAGGTAATAAAATGTCAGAAAAAATTACTGAAACATTTATTATTGCAGGAAAACATTGCGAATCTGGAGATATAATAATTAAAGATGCTCAGTTGCCTCAAACTCATACAGGAGATATTCTAGTAGTAATGGGAACAGGAGCATATAACTATAGTATGGCTTCAAACTATAATCGTATTCCACGTCCAGCTGCAGTCTTAGTTAATCATGGAGAAGCTAATTTGATTGTACGACGGGAAACTTATGACGATCTAGTTAAACAAGACTGTTTACCCCAGAGGCTCCTGCCTAATTGCATTCTATAA
- a CDS encoding M20 family metallopeptidase, which yields MLSEIKNLVEDFLPRFVEIRRNLHSYPELSGKEHQTAAYVANILSSYDIPVEKFIGKTGVVGHLISDSEEKSVLAIRTDMDALPMQEKTKLNFSSYNSGVMHACGHDVHTTVGIGTAVILSMLRKQLGGNIRFLFQPAEEIAQGAKWMLQDGVMNNVDAIFGVHVFPSLPAGSIGIKYGTLTASVDNIQVFIKGESGHGARPHEAVDAIWIASQIITVLQQAISRTQNPLHPLVLTIGKITGGHAPNIIADQVEMSGTMRSLHPETRAKLPQWIEGIISNVCQAHNAKYEIDYQWGVSSVENDIHLTSILENASREAWGNDFVRILSEPSLGSEDFSSYLEYSPGTMFRLGTGYPNKINHPLHHPLFDIDESAIATGITTLAYTAYKYWKS from the coding sequence ATGCTATCTGAAATAAAAAATCTCGTCGAAGATTTTCTACCTAGATTTGTTGAAATTCGCCGAAATTTACATTCTTATCCAGAATTAAGTGGTAAAGAACATCAAACAGCTGCTTATGTGGCAAATATACTTTCTTCTTATGATATTCCTGTAGAAAAATTTATTGGTAAAACAGGAGTAGTAGGGCATTTGATTAGTGATTCTGAAGAAAAAAGTGTTTTAGCAATTCGTACAGATATGGATGCCTTACCCATGCAAGAAAAAACTAAATTAAACTTTTCTTCTTATAATTCTGGGGTAATGCATGCTTGTGGACATGACGTCCATACTACAGTAGGAATAGGAACTGCAGTTATTCTATCTATGCTGAGAAAACAATTAGGAGGAAATATTAGATTTCTGTTTCAGCCTGCAGAAGAAATTGCTCAAGGGGCTAAATGGATGTTACAAGATGGCGTTATGAATAATGTTGATGCAATTTTTGGAGTTCATGTTTTCCCATCTCTTCCTGCGGGTTCTATTGGCATCAAATATGGAACATTAACAGCTTCAGTAGATAATATTCAAGTATTTATTAAGGGTGAATCAGGACATGGAGCTCGGCCTCATGAAGCAGTAGATGCAATATGGATTGCATCTCAAATAATTACAGTTTTACAACAAGCTATTAGCCGTACTCAAAACCCCCTACATCCACTAGTTTTGACAATTGGAAAAATTACTGGAGGGCATGCGCCTAATATTATTGCAGACCAAGTGGAAATGTCTGGTACGATGCGTTCATTACATCCTGAAACTCGTGCTAAGCTACCTCAATGGATAGAAGGTATTATTTCCAATGTTTGCCAAGCTCATAATGCTAAGTACGAAATTGATTATCAATGGGGAGTATCTTCTGTTGAAAATGATATCCATCTTACTAGTATTCTAGAAAATGCTTCTCGAGAAGCATGGGGAAATGATTTTGTTAGAATCTTATCTGAGCCATCATTAGGTTCAGAAGATTTTTCCTCATACTTAGAATATTCACCAGGAACAATGTTTCGGCTAGGTACTGGTTATCCAAACAAGATAAATCATCCCTTACATCATCCTCTATTTGATATAGATGAATCGGCGATCGCGACAGGAATAACTACTTTAGCTTATACGGCTTATAAGTATTGGAAAAGCTGA
- a CDS encoding 30S ribosomal protein S1: protein MADQKATIKDIGFTHEDFAALLDKYDYHFSPGDIVPGTVFSMEPRGALIDIGAKTAAYIPIQEMSINRVDNPDEVLQPNETREFFILTDENEDGQLTLSIRRIEYMRAWERVRQLREEDATVRSNVFATNRGGALVRIEGLRGFIPGSHISTREAKEDLVGEELPLKFLEVDEERNRLVLSHRRALVERKMNGLEVGQVVIGSVRGIKPYGAFIDIGGVSGLLHISEISHDHIDTPHSVFGVNDELKVMIIDLDAERGRISLSTKQLEPEPGDMLKNRDVVFEKAEEMAEKYRQKLLAEAEGREIPEEITGETTGEDKSTMEDIPSASDVDEIQEEVVETTDISEE from the coding sequence ATGGCAGATCAGAAAGCAACAATTAAAGATATTGGTTTTACTCACGAAGATTTTGCTGCATTACTTGATAAATATGATTATCACTTCAGTCCTGGAGATATTGTCCCTGGTACTGTTTTTAGTATGGAGCCAAGAGGCGCATTAATTGATATCGGAGCAAAAACTGCAGCTTATATTCCTATCCAGGAAATGTCAATTAACAGAGTAGATAATCCTGATGAAGTTCTTCAGCCTAATGAAACAAGAGAGTTTTTCATTTTAACTGATGAGAATGAAGACGGACAGCTAACTCTTTCTATTAGACGCATTGAATATATGCGAGCTTGGGAAAGAGTACGTCAATTAAGAGAAGAAGACGCAACTGTGCGTTCGAATGTTTTTGCAACCAATCGAGGAGGTGCCCTCGTTAGAATTGAAGGATTAAGAGGTTTTATTCCAGGATCCCATATAAGTACTCGTGAAGCTAAGGAAGATTTGGTTGGAGAGGAATTACCTTTAAAATTCCTTGAAGTTGACGAAGAAAGAAACCGCTTAGTCCTTAGTCATCGTCGTGCATTAGTTGAACGCAAAATGAACGGCTTAGAAGTAGGACAAGTTGTTATTGGTTCTGTTCGTGGAATTAAGCCTTATGGTGCTTTCATTGATATAGGCGGAGTTAGCGGACTTTTGCACATTTCTGAAATTTCTCATGATCACATTGATACTCCTCATAGTGTTTTTGGAGTGAATGATGAATTAAAAGTTATGATTATCGATCTCGATGCAGAAAGAGGAAGAATATCTTTATCAACAAAACAGCTTGAACCTGAACCTGGAGATATGCTGAAAAATCGCGATGTGGTATTCGAAAAAGCAGAAGAGATGGCTGAGAAGTATCGTCAAAAGCTTCTTGCAGAGGCGGAAGGTAGAGAGATACCTGAAGAAATCACTGGAGAAACAACTGGAGAAGACAAAAGTACCATGGAAGATATTCCCTCTGCATCAGATGTAGATGAAATTCAAGAGGAGGTAGTTGAAACTACAGATATCTCTGAAGAATAA
- the cdaA gene encoding diadenylate cyclase CdaA, whose amino-acid sequence MLGEPPDQRWIPSGLIHSGIDTSFVLLLTYLMLLVIGERRTLWMVRGLIILMLVTVISEKLQLTLLKFVLEKLVLGAAVSMAVVFQGEFRRFLELLGRGKILQLFKQRRPITKPDNIVDELVEAVRELSQNRTGALIVIETEASIDTRAFVDPGVVVNGEISKALLQTIFQPKTLLHDGAVFIRGSRIISAGVILPLSDKTFSRQLGTRHRAAIGVTENLDKCLCIVVSEETGSISLAEKGVLDRPLTNSRLKELLQQRFSLIVDSNSVAPGWDVLKHTINSQGKLFFKRTFNISSSNSSEEKK is encoded by the coding sequence ATGTTAGGTGAGCCTCCTGATCAGCGCTGGATACCCTCAGGGTTGATTCATAGCGGCATTGATACTAGTTTTGTGCTGTTGTTAACCTATTTGATGCTTCTTGTTATTGGTGAGCGTCGTACTTTGTGGATGGTTCGGGGGCTAATTATTTTAATGTTAGTAACAGTAATTAGCGAAAAGCTTCAACTAACACTGCTGAAATTCGTATTAGAAAAATTAGTTTTAGGAGCAGCAGTATCCATGGCTGTCGTTTTTCAGGGAGAATTTCGAAGATTTCTAGAATTACTAGGAAGAGGAAAAATACTACAACTATTCAAACAAAGAAGACCTATCACTAAACCAGATAATATAGTGGATGAACTGGTAGAGGCAGTACGAGAATTATCTCAAAATAGAACAGGAGCATTAATTGTTATTGAGACAGAAGCATCTATTGATACTAGGGCTTTTGTCGATCCCGGAGTAGTAGTTAACGGGGAAATTTCTAAGGCCTTATTACAGACAATTTTTCAGCCTAAAACCTTACTTCATGATGGAGCTGTTTTCATTCGTGGTTCTAGAATAATTTCTGCAGGAGTTATCTTACCTTTGTCTGACAAAACTTTTTCACGTCAGTTAGGAACTCGACATCGTGCCGCTATTGGGGTAACTGAAAATCTTGATAAATGTCTTTGTATAGTAGTTTCTGAGGAAACAGGCTCTATTTCTTTAGCCGAGAAAGGAGTTTTAGATCGTCCCTTAACCAATAGTAGGTTAAAAGAATTATTACAACAGCGCTTTTCTCTAATTGTTGACAGTAATTCTGTAGCTCCTGGTTGGGATGTTTTAAAACATACTATTAACTCACAAGGAAAACTTTTTTTTAAACGAACTTTTAATATTTCGTCATCGAACTCATCGGAAGAGAAGAAATGA
- the rnpA gene encoding ribonuclease P protein component, which translates to MGLPKNNRLRHYKAFKSVYKRGECYQSSQFIMHSLFDTNKNHQILPTQFGISISQKVSKKAIVRNYLKRQVKSVIRTFLPKIVSGYQVVIVVKKQPQVCQYNIFLREIKELLINAKIVYGY; encoded by the coding sequence GTGGGATTACCTAAAAATAATCGTCTTAGACATTACAAAGCATTTAAATCTGTTTATAAGAGAGGAGAATGTTATCAAAGTTCTCAATTTATAATGCATTCATTGTTTGATACTAATAAAAATCATCAAATATTACCGACCCAGTTTGGTATTTCTATCAGCCAAAAAGTAAGTAAAAAAGCAATAGTTCGTAATTATTTAAAACGGCAAGTTAAGTCAGTAATACGCACCTTTTTGCCTAAAATTGTTTCAGGCTATCAAGTTGTTATAGTAGTCAAGAAGCAACCTCAAGTATGCCAGTACAATATTTTTTTAAGAGAAATAAAAGAATTGTTGATTAATGCAAAAATTGTTTATGGTTATTAG
- a CDS encoding isoprenyl transferase, with amino-acid sequence MTVKQSIVLKNLPTDLDQKRLPSHIAVIMDGNGRWAKNRGLPRIVGHQRGVGTLKDLLRYCRDLGIPALTAYAFSTENWGRPLQEVEFLMALFETVLHRELQEMMAENVKIRFVGNLEELPSSLQSEIFRSMKNTENNTGVQFTIATNYGGRQEIVQSCRTIAMKVKQGLLNINDIDESLFENYLYTKDIPHPDLLIRTSGEMRLSNFLLWQLAYAEIYVTSTLWPDFTYKTFYEALLEYQHRQRRFGKL; translated from the coding sequence ATGACTGTTAAGCAATCTATTGTGTTGAAAAATTTACCAACCGATCTTGATCAAAAGCGCCTCCCAAGCCATATTGCCGTCATAATGGATGGCAATGGCCGTTGGGCGAAAAATCGTGGACTTCCTCGAATCGTGGGACATCAAAGAGGTGTAGGAACTCTTAAAGATTTACTTCGTTATTGTAGAGACTTAGGTATTCCTGCCCTGACAGCCTATGCTTTTTCGACTGAAAATTGGGGAAGACCTCTTCAAGAAGTAGAATTTTTAATGGCTCTTTTTGAAACAGTTTTACATAGAGAGCTACAAGAAATGATGGCTGAAAACGTAAAGATACGTTTTGTTGGAAACCTAGAAGAACTACCCTCATCTTTACAATCAGAAATTTTCCGCTCAATGAAAAATACGGAAAATAATACAGGAGTACAATTCACAATAGCTACTAACTATGGAGGACGTCAGGAAATTGTCCAAAGTTGTCGAACTATTGCGATGAAAGTTAAGCAGGGTTTGCTTAATATAAACGATATAGATGAAAGTCTATTCGAAAACTACTTATACACTAAAGATATCCCTCACCCTGATCTGCTAATTCGTACTAGTGGAGAAATGCGTTTAAGCAATTTTTTATTGTGGCAATTAGCTTATGCAGAAATTTATGTTACTTCAACACTTTGGCCAGATTTTACATATAAAACTTTTTATGAAGCTTTATTAGAATATCAACATAGACAAAGAAGATTTGGTAAACTCTAA
- the rpsD gene encoding 30S ribosomal protein S4, which translates to MSRYRGPRLRVVRRLGELPGLSRKNPRRTYPPGQHGQGRRKRSEYAVRLEEKQKLLYNYGVTEKQLIRYMKKARRATGSTGQKLLELLEMRLDNTVFRLGMAGTIPGARQLVNHCHVLVNGRTVNIASYQCRAGDIISVRNNDNSRRMVEANMQYPGLANLPEHLEFDKNTFTGKVNDVIKREWVALQINELLIVEYYSRKV; encoded by the coding sequence ATGTCTCGTTATAGAGGGCCTCGCCTTAGGGTTGTACGAAGACTTGGAGAACTTCCAGGACTAAGTAGAAAAAACCCTCGTCGCACTTATCCACCTGGACAACATGGTCAGGGTCGTAGAAAACGTTCTGAATATGCTGTGCGACTCGAAGAAAAACAGAAACTTCTTTATAATTACGGAGTAACTGAAAAACAGTTAATTCGTTATATGAAGAAAGCTCGTCGTGCTACTGGTTCTACAGGACAAAAACTATTAGAACTTTTAGAGATGCGCTTAGATAATACAGTATTTCGTTTAGGAATGGCTGGAACAATACCTGGTGCTCGTCAGCTTGTAAACCACTGTCATGTATTAGTAAACGGACGGACTGTTAACATTGCTAGTTATCAGTGTCGTGCTGGAGATATTATTTCTGTTAGAAATAATGATAATTCTCGTCGTATGGTAGAAGCTAATATGCAATATCCTGGACTAGCTAACCTTCCTGAGCATCTAGAATTTGACAAAAATACTTTCACTGGAAAGGTTAATGATGTCATTAAACGCGAATGGGTTGCACTACAAATTAATGAGCTTCTAATTGTTGAATACTATTCTCGAAAAGTATAA
- a CDS encoding TerB family tellurite resistance protein, with product MLKILIGVAWIDGIIQIEERNYLKQISEHNGLSGDMELKYFLSELKPIKAVQCYQWLEEYLGDHPTLKDYQELLESLSFLIYSDGNIQIQEAKLLLELQALDPLQNHSQLSFAKVIKIFQKMFRTAMQKIV from the coding sequence CTGCTAAAAATTTTAATTGGAGTTGCTTGGATAGATGGAATTATCCAGATAGAAGAAAGAAACTATTTGAAACAGATATCAGAACATAATGGATTGTCTGGAGATATGGAATTAAAGTATTTTCTATCAGAATTAAAACCTATTAAAGCAGTTCAATGCTATCAATGGTTAGAAGAGTACTTAGGTGATCATCCGACTCTAAAAGATTATCAGGAACTTTTAGAGTCTTTAAGTTTTTTAATTTATAGTGATGGCAATATTCAGATACAAGAAGCTAAGCTATTACTTGAATTACAAGCTCTTGATCCTTTACAAAATCATTCCCAATTAAGCTTTGCTAAAGTTATTAAAATTTTTCAAAAAATGTTTAGAACCGCTATGCAAAAAATAGTTTAA
- a CDS encoding precorrin-2 C(20)-methyltransferase: MNKIIGTLYGISIGPGDPELITLKGKRLLKEVPVIAFPTGKANKTGLAEQIISFWVNEQQIKLPLYFPYVKDKKQLWEAWKKAACNVENYLHKGIDVAFACEGDVNFFSTFTYLAQFILKKYPQISIKTVSGVCSPIVSASTLGVPLAFYSQNLAILPIVHNVDDIKVIMRWADVIVLLKVSSVYIQIWDILKSLNLLHKTSLIIRATQLEERVYKDLTNHRYLSIPYFSLMVIQTN, encoded by the coding sequence ATGAATAAAATAATAGGAACTCTATATGGAATAAGTATAGGGCCAGGTGATCCTGAATTAATTACATTGAAAGGGAAACGATTGTTGAAGGAAGTTCCTGTCATAGCTTTCCCTACAGGTAAAGCTAATAAAACAGGTTTAGCCGAACAAATAATTTCTTTTTGGGTTAATGAGCAACAGATAAAACTGCCTTTATACTTTCCTTATGTTAAAGATAAGAAACAATTGTGGGAAGCTTGGAAAAAAGCTGCCTGTAATGTTGAAAATTATCTCCATAAAGGTATTGATGTAGCCTTTGCTTGTGAAGGAGATGTTAATTTCTTTAGTACTTTTACGTATTTAGCTCAGTTTATACTTAAGAAGTACCCTCAAATTTCAATAAAAACAGTTTCTGGCGTTTGTTCACCAATTGTTTCTGCTTCTACTTTAGGTGTTCCATTAGCTTTTTATTCTCAAAACTTAGCTATTCTTCCTATAGTTCACAATGTAGATGATATCAAAGTAATAATGCGTTGGGCTGATGTCATTGTTTTACTAAAAGTTAGTTCTGTTTACATTCAGATATGGGATATTTTGAAAAGTTTAAATTTATTGCACAAAACTTCTTTAATCATTAGAGCTACACAATTAGAAGAGAGGGTATATAAAGATTTAACTAACCATCGCTATTTATCTATTCCATATTTTTCTTTAATGGTTATTCAAACTAACTAG
- a CDS encoding 16S rRNA (cytosine(967)-C(5))-methyltransferase, translating to MKVSNARQLVLKILREIDKNNSFINISLDSAFKHNELSRQDRGLCTELVYGIIRCQRTLDSLIDQLGNKKSQKQSPVLRRILHIGLYQLLYLDHVPLSAAVNTSVDLAKNNNLNVLSKVVNAILREYIRVKKKENCKLILSKDFVNTTAIKYSFPNWIVKNWYQQWGGDTSVKLCYWFNQSPTIDIRVNVLGKTTQEIKNELIMANVNVEYLPHLPCSLRLKGQTGDIKNLPGFIKGDWTVQDISAQLVSYLLDPKIGETVIDACAAPGGKTTHIAELMRDKGLILACDRISSRLTKIQQNIERLKLRSIKLVKGDSRYLQQFNNFADRVLVDAPCSGLGTLHRNPDIRWRQTPEKIKQLSIIQQEILDKASKWVKPNGVLVYSTCTLNVSENETIVCNFLKNNPEWNIEKPLFSKLFSPFITSSGWLQTLPHEHNMDGFFMVKLRKNSTIVH from the coding sequence TTGAAAGTTTCTAATGCTCGTCAACTAGTTCTAAAAATCCTAAGAGAAATAGATAAGAATAATAGTTTTATCAACATATCCCTAGATAGTGCTTTTAAGCACAACGAACTAAGTAGACAGGATCGTGGACTATGTACAGAATTAGTTTATGGAATAATACGCTGTCAACGTACTCTAGATTCCTTAATTGATCAATTAGGAAATAAAAAATCTCAAAAACAGTCACCGGTTTTACGTCGTATTCTCCATATTGGACTATATCAGCTTTTATATCTTGATCATGTCCCTTTGTCTGCAGCTGTTAATACAAGTGTAGATCTTGCAAAAAATAATAATTTAAATGTTCTGTCTAAAGTTGTTAATGCAATATTGAGAGAATATATTAGAGTAAAAAAGAAAGAAAACTGTAAGTTGATATTATCGAAAGATTTTGTTAACACTACAGCCATCAAATATAGTTTTCCTAACTGGATAGTTAAGAATTGGTACCAACAATGGGGAGGAGATACTTCGGTAAAACTATGCTATTGGTTCAATCAATCTCCAACAATTGATATACGTGTAAATGTTCTTGGAAAGACTACTCAAGAAATCAAGAATGAACTTATTATGGCTAATGTAAATGTAGAATATTTACCACATTTACCTTGCTCTTTGAGGCTAAAAGGGCAAACAGGCGATATAAAAAATTTACCAGGATTTATAAAGGGAGATTGGACAGTACAAGATATTAGTGCGCAATTAGTTAGTTATTTATTAGATCCAAAGATTGGGGAAACTGTAATAGATGCTTGTGCTGCTCCTGGAGGAAAAACCACTCATATTGCTGAGCTAATGAGAGATAAAGGATTGATATTAGCTTGTGATCGTATTTCGTCTCGTCTTACAAAAATTCAACAAAATATAGAAAGATTAAAGTTAAGATCAATCAAACTTGTTAAAGGAGATAGTCGATATTTGCAACAGTTTAATAACTTTGCTGATCGTGTTTTAGTAGACGCTCCTTGTTCTGGATTGGGCACTTTACATAGAAATCCAGATATTCGATGGAGACAAACTCCAGAAAAAATAAAACAATTATCAATAATACAACAAGAAATATTAGATAAAGCATCTAAATGGGTAAAACCAAATGGCGTATTAGTTTACTCTACCTGTACTTTAAATGTTTCGGAAAATGAAACAATCGTTTGTAATTTTCTTAAAAATAATCCTGAATGGAATATTGAAAAACCTCTTTTTTCTAAACTTTTTTCGCCCTTTATTACATCATCGGGATGGTTACAAACATTGCCTCATGAACACAATATGGACGGATTCTTTATGGTAAAACTACGTAAAAATTCAACTATAGTTCATTGA